A single window of Xiphophorus hellerii strain 12219 chromosome 12, Xiphophorus_hellerii-4.1, whole genome shotgun sequence DNA harbors:
- the LOC116730437 gene encoding corticotropin-releasing factor-binding protein-like yields the protein MSAALRAQLFLCLISLLSGTGLTRYIEDNEASDGLYSLISSAQKRESEDFVFRRPLRCLDMLATEGYFTFVASRPQLACAAFIIAEPSEVISMELSDVSIDCSAGDFIKIFDGWVLKGEKFPSSNDHPLLPHERYTDYCSSAASTLSGRSSQNVAMIFFRIHSPDSGFTLAVKKVHNPFPCNIMSQSPEGSFTMVMPHQRRNCSFSIIYPVEIRLTDLSLGDAKSNEISPLRQTWPGCSGSGDYVELLGGNGVDTSKMFPVADLCFSLTGLAQMKIGCDNSVVRLVSSGNYINRVTFQYRLLDQNEIPKTRENGLENFCSVE from the exons ATGTCCGCGGCTCTGCGCGCTCAGCTCTTCCTCTGTCTTATTTCCCTGCTATCAGGGACCGGACTCACTCGCTACATCGAG GACAACGAGGCTTCAGATGGATTGTATTCTCTGATCAGTTCGGCCCAGAAAAGGGAATCAGAGGATTTTGTTTTCCGCCGACCTCTCA GATGCTTGGACATGCTGGCGACTGAAGGCTATTTTACGTTTGTGGCATCCCGGCCACAGCTGGCTTGTGCTGCCTTCATCATCGCTGAGCCCAGTGAGGTCATCAGTATGGAGCTGTCTGACGTCAGCATCGACTGCAGTGCTGGAGACTTTATAAAG ATTTTTGACGGCTGGGTTCTGAAGGGCGAGAAGTTCCCCAGCAGTAATGATCACCCTCTCCTCCCACACGAGCGTTACACGGACTACTGCTCCTCTGCTGCATCAACGCTCTCCGGCCGATCCTCCCAGAATGTTGCCATGATCTTTTTTCGCATTCACAGCCCTGACAGCGGTTTCACCCTCGCTGTCAAAAAAGTGCATAACCCTTTCC CTTGCAACATCATGTCTCAGAGTCCAGAGGGCAGTTTCACCATGGTGATGCCACATCAGCGCCGGAACTGCAGCTTCTCCATCATCTACCCAGTGGAGATCCGACTGACAGATCTCAGTTTAGGGGATGCCAAAAGCAATGAGATCAGCCCGCTG AGACAGACGTGGCCAGGCTGCTCTGGATCAGGTGACTACGTGGAGCTGTTGGGAGGAAACGGAGTGGACACCTCCAAGATGTTCCCTGTAGCCGACCTGTGTTTCTCCCTCACTGGGCTCG CCCAGATGAAGATTGGCTGTGATAACTCTGTGGTGAGGCTGGTCTCCAGTGGGAACTACATTAACCGTGTTACCTTCCAATACCGACTACTGGATCAAAATGAGATTCCCAAAACCCGAGAGAACGGCCTGGAAAACTTCTGCTCTGTCGAATGA